The proteins below are encoded in one region of Malaclemys terrapin pileata isolate rMalTer1 chromosome 8, rMalTer1.hap1, whole genome shotgun sequence:
- the LOC128841608 gene encoding uncharacterized protein LOC128841608 → MAGRARCTPLECILVNWKVFGSDPLIKSKLKRFCTVDWPQYQLEDQERWPQEGSLNYNTILQLLLFCQRTGKWNEHMYVQLFMLLRDRLDILQKCNLTPTGSVVATVSSQNPPTAVMADPVSPSAITPPPYKDKVSQVPEIAPSVEFYPLITETVVSRHGSDRNQATTMQVYTHMPFNPVDLAAFKAQAGEFSTNPSKFISVFEGCLASCKPDWDDCNVLMRTLLSEVERNQVVSKEKEKRQAKMMVAAVQAGGRGKFQEGGKGRGMRGRGRPGSQERRLGRNQCARCRKKGHWKNECPEREGTPMMAAEDQE, encoded by the coding sequence atggcaggcagggcaaggtgtacacccttggaatgcattctggtgaattggaaagtgtttggatcggatccgttgattaaaagtaaactgaaaaggttctgtacagtagactggcctcaatatcagctagaggaccaggaaaggtggccacaggaaggatcacttaattataacacgatccttcaattacttctgttttgtcagcgtacgggtaaatggaatgaacatatgtatgtacagttgtttatgttgctaagagataggttagatattttgcaaaagtgtaatttgactccgacaggttcggtagtagctactgttagttcccagaacccccccacagctgtaatggcagatccggtgtccccttcggctatcacacccccaccatataaagacaaggtgtctcaggtcccagagattgccccctcggtggaattttatccgttgatcactgagaccgtggtgtccagacatggctcagataggaatcaggccactactatgcaggtttacacccatatgccttttaacccggtggacctagcagcctttaaggcacaggcaggggaattctctacgaacccaagcaagtttatctcggtctttgaagggtgcctggctagctgtaagcctgactgggatgattgtaatgtccttatgcggaccctgctgtctgaggtggagcgtaatcaggttgtgtctaaagaaaaggaaaagaggcaagcgaAAATGATGGTCGCAGCAGTACAGGccggtggcaggggaaaattccaggaaggtggaaagggccggggaatgagaggacgtgggcgccctggctcacaggaaaggcgtctgggtcgcaaccagtgtgccagatgccgaaagaagggacattggaaaaatgagtgccccgaaagagaaggtacccctatgatggcagcggaggatcaagaatAA